Proteins from a single region of Belliella baltica DSM 15883:
- a CDS encoding RNA polymerase sigma factor: MEEEQLIAGLRAQDRKTVEYLYDKYSRALFAVISRIIIDRDIAEEVFHDAFIKITRKIDGYDESKGRLYTWMANICRNSAIDKTRSKEFSKSSKTNTIDDFVYGLESASGTLEQVDGIGVKELLTALNEEQRFVIECIYFKGYTHSEVSEEFDIPLGTVKSRIRAAVNVLKKNLEKI; encoded by the coding sequence TTGGAAGAAGAACAGTTGATAGCAGGATTGAGAGCGCAAGACCGAAAGACGGTGGAGTATTTATATGACAAATATTCAAGAGCACTCTTTGCCGTGATTTCCAGAATTATCATTGATAGAGATATTGCAGAGGAAGTTTTCCATGATGCCTTTATCAAGATAACGAGAAAAATAGACGGCTATGATGAATCGAAGGGAAGACTTTATACTTGGATGGCAAATATTTGTCGCAATTCTGCGATAGATAAAACTAGGTCTAAAGAATTTTCTAAGAGTAGTAAGACCAATACGATAGATGATTTCGTATATGGACTTGAAAGTGCATCGGGAACTTTGGAACAAGTTGATGGAATTGGAGTCAAAGAGCTCTTGACCGCCCTCAACGAGGAACAAAGGTTTGTGATAGAATGTATTTACTTTAAAGGGTACACACATTCTGAAGTCTCAGAGGAGTTTGATATTCCTCTTGGTACGGTAAAGTCACGTATTCGAGCAGCTGTAAATGTGTTAAAAAAGAACTTAGAGAAAATTTAG
- a CDS encoding anti-sigma factor codes for MDIQAYISSGKLELFVLGELSVREQEEVMQMAKQYPEIKQELDQIEEAMFAFDNMVGQAPSKTLKSKVLDTWDKEVKTTSKKQGSPKEETKVVAMQPWKTYAAAASIVAVVASVFAVYFAIRYYDVDEKFTAMANERAVLAEELDKYKVNYEQTDAQLETLLTGNFERVPMKGDGFEMQKDAQVDVWWDKGAESVFISVNTLNELDENSDYQLWAIGDDGPVGIGLVNAKQKFSLQQMKAVAAAGAFAITIEPKGGSESPTLEKLVVLGPVA; via the coding sequence GTGGATATACAAGCATATATATCGTCTGGGAAACTCGAACTCTTTGTATTAGGAGAGTTGAGTGTGCGGGAGCAGGAAGAAGTCATGCAAATGGCGAAACAATATCCTGAAATCAAGCAAGAACTTGATCAGATTGAAGAAGCCATGTTTGCATTTGACAATATGGTGGGGCAAGCCCCTTCTAAAACTTTGAAAAGTAAGGTTTTGGATACATGGGACAAGGAAGTGAAAACGACTTCTAAGAAGCAGGGATCTCCAAAAGAAGAAACAAAAGTGGTAGCCATGCAGCCTTGGAAAACTTACGCCGCCGCCGCATCTATTGTGGCAGTAGTTGCATCTGTTTTCGCGGTTTACTTTGCGATACGTTATTATGATGTGGATGAAAAATTCACTGCTATGGCAAATGAAAGAGCTGTCTTGGCCGAAGAGTTGGATAAGTATAAAGTCAACTACGAGCAAACTGATGCGCAATTGGAAACACTTCTAACAGGTAATTTCGAAAGAGTGCCGATGAAAGGGGATGGCTTTGAGATGCAGAAGGATGCGCAAGTTGATGTTTGGTGGGATAAAGGTGCAGAAAGTGTCTTTATTTCTGTCAACACGCTGAATGAACTGGATGAAAACTCTGACTACCAACTTTGGGCAATCGGTGATGATGGTCCGGTAGGAATCGGACTAGTCAATGCAAAACAAAAATTCAGCTTGCAACAAATGAAAGCCGTGGCAGCAGCAGGAGCTTTTGCCATTACCATCGAACCAAAAGGAGGCAGCGAAAGCCCAACTTTGGAGAAGTTGGTGGTCTTGGGGCCTGTGGCATAA
- a CDS encoding DUF2721 domain-containing protein produces MELQLSTPALLFSAITLMMLAFTNRFLAVANLIRGLHKKYLENPKENIIIEQIHNLKKRLSMIKYMQLSGVLSFLLCVICMYLIFIGAQFAANYVFIGSMLALLISLGISLVEILISTQALNLELKDMENQFQERTSSFWFKKDKNHE; encoded by the coding sequence ATGGAACTCCAACTTTCTACACCTGCCTTGCTTTTTTCGGCGATTACGCTGATGATGTTGGCTTTTACAAATCGATTTTTGGCCGTTGCCAATTTGATCCGGGGACTTCATAAAAAATACCTCGAAAACCCTAAAGAAAACATCATCATTGAGCAAATTCACAATCTCAAAAAGCGCTTAAGCATGATTAAATACATGCAACTTTCCGGGGTATTAAGTTTCTTGCTTTGCGTTATTTGTATGTATCTGATCTTTATCGGTGCACAGTTCGCAGCCAATTATGTATTTATTGGTAGCATGTTGGCACTTTTGATTTCTTTAGGGATCTCACTTGTAGAAATCCTGATTTCCACCCAAGCACTTAACCTTGAACTGAAGGATATGGAAAATCAATTTCAAGAGCGAACAAGCAGTTTTTGGTTTAAAAAAGATAAAAATCATGAATAA
- a CDS encoding glycerophosphodiester phosphodiesterase family protein, giving the protein MNKLSKKIPVLLLFVALWSCNSNNTENTTEVASASNLIQIESIEEAKEFYTWTADRIPMVSAHRGGPYPGFPENSIEAFENVLNYTPAIIEFDVALTKDSVLVLMHDNTLDRTTNGSGKVIDMTFEEIRSLRLKDKDGNLTDFIVPTLEEVLDWGKGKVLYTVDIKREVPFEMVIDAIKKTQAEPYAAVITYSVEAAKKVHALHQELMLSVTIRNEEELQRFEDSGIPIDQWIAFTGTSERPSDFNQLLHEKGVFTILGVLGNLDRSAIARGDQIYAEYVQKGADVLATDRPIEAAKAIKSLIPENSSKKKYFR; this is encoded by the coding sequence ATGAATAAACTCAGTAAAAAAATCCCTGTATTGTTGCTGTTTGTTGCACTTTGGTCGTGTAATTCCAACAATACCGAAAATACTACAGAAGTAGCTTCTGCTTCTAATTTAATTCAAATAGAAAGTATTGAAGAAGCTAAAGAATTCTACACTTGGACTGCAGATAGAATCCCGATGGTTTCTGCCCATAGAGGTGGTCCTTATCCTGGCTTTCCAGAAAACTCAATTGAGGCTTTTGAAAACGTATTGAACTACACACCTGCGATTATTGAGTTTGATGTAGCACTGACCAAAGATTCTGTTTTGGTTCTGATGCATGACAATACACTAGACCGAACAACCAATGGCTCAGGGAAAGTAATTGATATGACTTTCGAAGAAATCAGATCACTTCGCCTGAAGGATAAGGATGGAAACCTTACTGATTTTATTGTACCTACTTTAGAAGAAGTCTTGGATTGGGGAAAAGGTAAAGTACTCTACACGGTGGATATCAAAAGAGAAGTTCCTTTCGAAATGGTCATAGATGCTATTAAAAAAACGCAAGCAGAACCTTATGCAGCAGTTATTACTTACAGCGTTGAAGCAGCTAAAAAAGTACATGCTTTGCACCAAGAATTGATGCTTTCGGTAACTATAAGGAATGAAGAAGAATTGCAGAGATTTGAAGATTCCGGAATCCCGATTGATCAGTGGATTGCATTCACAGGAACTTCTGAAAGACCAAGTGATTTCAATCAATTACTCCATGAAAAAGGTGTTTTCACGATTCTTGGAGTATTGGGAAACTTAGACCGCAGCGCCATCGCCCGAGGTGATCAGATTTATGCAGAATACGTCCAAAAAGGAGCCGATGTTCTAGCCACCGACAGACCGATTGAAGCTGCAAAGGCAATTAAAAGTTTGATTCCGGAGAATAGTTCGAAGAAGAAATATTTTCGTTAA
- a CDS encoding threonine aldolase family protein has protein sequence MIIDLRSDTLTKPTQGMLEAMWSAPVGDDVFGEDPTVNALEQKLADMFGMESGLFCPSGTMTNQIAIRLHTGLQTEVICHKYSHIYLYEGGGIMSNSHASVKLLDGAYGKISPQDILDSVNPDDVHAPETTLVSLENTMNKGGGSIYTLDEIKPIKAICEQYGLKLHLDGARLFNALVESGESPKDWGTMFDTISICLSKGLGCPVGSVLLGNKADIKRARKVRKAFGGGMRQAGFLAAAAIYALDHHIDRLKEDHARARKLGEMLEQHSLVSEVFPVMTNIVIAKLAGITPAEMLLKLESEGIKAVKFGKDQVRFVTHLDFDDEMLERFEEKIIEIR, from the coding sequence ATGATTATAGACTTACGTTCAGATACACTAACAAAACCAACCCAAGGAATGCTTGAAGCCATGTGGTCAGCACCTGTTGGGGATGATGTTTTTGGAGAGGATCCAACTGTAAATGCTTTGGAGCAAAAGTTGGCAGATATGTTTGGTATGGAATCGGGTTTGTTTTGTCCATCTGGTACGATGACCAATCAGATTGCTATTCGCTTACACACAGGTTTACAGACTGAAGTGATATGTCATAAATATTCCCATATCTATCTCTATGAAGGTGGAGGCATTATGTCCAATTCCCATGCATCTGTCAAGTTGCTGGATGGAGCATATGGTAAAATCAGTCCTCAGGATATCCTAGATTCCGTCAACCCTGATGATGTACATGCACCAGAGACAACATTGGTTTCTCTCGAAAATACTATGAACAAAGGTGGAGGAAGCATCTACACGCTGGACGAAATCAAGCCCATCAAAGCGATCTGTGAGCAGTATGGCTTGAAGTTACATCTTGATGGTGCAAGACTTTTCAATGCTTTGGTAGAATCAGGTGAAAGTCCCAAAGACTGGGGAACCATGTTTGATACAATTTCTATTTGTTTGAGCAAGGGTTTGGGTTGCCCAGTGGGATCAGTGCTTTTGGGAAACAAAGCCGACATCAAACGAGCCAGAAAAGTAAGAAAAGCCTTCGGTGGTGGCATGCGTCAAGCAGGTTTCTTAGCTGCAGCTGCAATCTATGCTTTGGATCATCATATTGATCGATTGAAAGAAGATCATGCTAGAGCGAGAAAATTAGGAGAAATGTTGGAACAACATTCTTTGGTTTCTGAAGTGTTTCCAGTCATGACGAATATCGTAATCGCCAAATTAGCTGGAATTACTCCTGCGGAAATGCTATTAAAATTAGAATCCGAAGGGATTAAAGCCGTTAAATTTGGCAAGGATCAAGTTAGGTTTGTTACTCACCTTGATTTTGATGATGAGATGCTTGAGAGGTTTGAGGAGAAAATAATAGAAATAAGGTAG
- a CDS encoding type II toxin-antitoxin system RelE/ParE family toxin: MAKVTWSPQSVEDIAHIAEFYFKTSSNYAENLISSIFSKEELISTFPEIGRIVPELNNKSVREIIFKNYRIIYSIFDENRISVLTVHTSSKPLTDISLFD, encoded by the coding sequence ATGGCTAAAGTAACATGGTCTCCTCAATCTGTGGAAGATATCGCACATATTGCTGAATTCTATTTTAAGACATCTTCGAATTATGCCGAAAATCTAATATCTTCCATTTTTTCAAAAGAAGAATTGATAAGCACTTTTCCGGAAATTGGGAGGATAGTTCCAGAACTTAATAATAAGTCAGTTAGAGAAATAATTTTTAAAAATTACAGAATTATATATTCTATTTTCGATGAAAATAGAATCAGCGTATTGACAGTTCATACAAGTTCAAAGCCACTAACAGACATTTCCCTATTCGATTAA
- a CDS encoding replication-associated recombination protein A gives MNNTPLAERMRPTSLDELIGQEHLSAQTSFLYKAIKSGNVPSLILWGPPGVGKTTIANIIANEIKAPFYTLSAISSGVKDIREVIEKARFQMGVVLFIDEIHRFNKSQQDALLGAVEKGVIRLIGATTENPSFEVNAALLSRCQVFTLNPLGKSELEGMLVQALEKDVLLKKKSVDLKETEALLRLSGGDGRKLLNLFEIVIEGINDDPCVITNELVTTIAQQKVALYDKSGEQHYDIISAFIKSIRGSDPNAAVYWLARMIEGGEDVKFIARRLVILASEDIGNANPNALLLATNCFEAVKIIGYPEARIILSQCVTYLASSPKSNASYMAINKAQALVREKGDLSVPLHLRNAPTKLMKDLNYGKEYKYSHDYEGNFVAQEFLPDEIKNLKLYEPGNNARENELRKYLSSKWKGKYGY, from the coding sequence ATGAACAACACCCCACTAGCAGAAAGAATGCGTCCGACAAGTTTAGATGAACTTATTGGGCAGGAACATCTCTCGGCACAGACATCCTTTTTGTACAAAGCCATCAAATCAGGCAATGTGCCTTCTCTGATTCTTTGGGGACCTCCGGGGGTAGGGAAGACGACTATTGCCAATATCATTGCCAATGAAATCAAAGCTCCTTTTTACACCTTAAGTGCAATCAGCTCGGGGGTGAAAGATATCCGGGAAGTGATCGAGAAGGCGAGATTTCAAATGGGCGTTGTACTTTTTATTGATGAAATTCACCGTTTCAATAAATCTCAACAAGATGCCTTATTGGGAGCAGTCGAAAAGGGTGTAATTAGACTGATCGGAGCTACAACCGAAAATCCGTCTTTTGAAGTCAATGCAGCACTACTTTCCAGATGTCAGGTTTTTACTCTAAATCCATTGGGGAAGTCTGAATTGGAAGGCATGTTGGTTCAAGCTTTGGAAAAGGATGTTTTACTAAAGAAAAAAAGCGTAGACTTAAAAGAAACTGAGGCTTTGTTGAGGCTGTCTGGAGGGGATGGGAGGAAATTATTGAATCTTTTTGAAATTGTCATAGAAGGAATCAATGATGATCCTTGTGTGATTACCAATGAATTAGTAACCACCATTGCCCAGCAAAAAGTTGCGCTTTATGATAAGTCAGGTGAGCAACATTATGATATCATTTCGGCATTTATCAAGTCTATCAGGGGATCAGACCCGAATGCGGCAGTTTATTGGCTGGCAAGAATGATTGAAGGAGGAGAGGATGTGAAATTTATCGCGAGACGATTGGTGATACTAGCTTCTGAAGATATTGGCAACGCAAATCCAAATGCTTTGCTATTGGCCACCAACTGTTTTGAAGCTGTTAAAATCATTGGTTACCCTGAAGCGAGAATCATCCTTTCTCAATGTGTCACATACTTAGCAAGTTCTCCAAAGAGTAATGCTTCCTACATGGCGATCAATAAGGCGCAGGCTTTGGTAAGAGAGAAAGGAGACCTTTCTGTTCCACTACATTTGCGCAATGCGCCTACTAAATTGATGAAGGACTTGAATTATGGAAAGGAATATAAATACTCACACGACTACGAGGGGAATTTTGTAGCTCAGGAATTTTTGCCTGATGAAATCAAAAATTTAAAGCTGTATGAACCAGGAAATAATGCAAGGGAAAATGAATTGAGGAAATACCTTAGTTCTAAATGGAAAGGAAAGTATGGGTATTAG
- a CDS encoding DUF5687 family protein: MMLQLIKLELTKTMRSTSFAKSVLVAVFLGFLAILLLSYLLLLGIFLKELIEKGFNQTDAYAFISGNLVYFFLIEFMYRYFTQQLPVIELERFLHLPIKKSKIINFLLIRSFISPLTLIAVLIFTPFAFKEIMPRFGDAAAGSWLMCILLTSWSLHWLMLWFKQKFEDSFTGLAVIFIVLLLGVGSNYYGWFNIGELVKPIFDWSLTSVIPVAVMFVVFVLLYRLAFTYYKNNAYLEDLSKEENVRFANSSFGILNRFGLAGELANLEWKLIIRHKKSRTYLMLAGFFLLYGLIFYTNPAYQTEEGFSHMFIFVGTFITSIFMLQYGQMFLSWNSANFDFFLKKRGGVEALVKGKYLLFVLTSAISFIASVPYVYFGWDILLIHICTFLFNMGIVIHLVIYFSLWKPKPMDLNKGAMFNYEGVGIAQFLMMLPIFLGPYAVYFPFALLINQYAGLAALAIAGLIGIVASPYLSSLPVKKILKNRYEISSAFRQEI; this comes from the coding sequence ATGATGCTACAATTAATCAAATTGGAATTGACAAAAACCATGCGGTCCACTTCCTTTGCAAAATCGGTTTTGGTGGCTGTTTTTCTCGGTTTTCTGGCAATTTTACTCCTCTCTTATTTATTGCTTTTGGGAATATTCCTGAAGGAATTGATTGAAAAGGGTTTCAACCAAACAGATGCCTACGCATTTATAAGTGGCAATTTGGTTTATTTTTTCTTGATAGAGTTTATGTACCGGTATTTCACACAGCAGCTTCCTGTAATTGAACTAGAGAGGTTTCTGCATCTACCAATCAAGAAGAGTAAAATTATCAATTTTCTACTTATCAGATCATTCATTTCACCCTTGACGCTAATTGCGGTTTTGATATTCACACCATTTGCGTTTAAGGAAATCATGCCACGATTTGGAGATGCAGCAGCTGGGTCATGGTTGATGTGCATCTTGCTGACTAGTTGGTCATTGCATTGGTTGATGTTGTGGTTCAAGCAGAAGTTTGAGGATAGTTTTACTGGCTTAGCAGTGATTTTTATCGTGCTCTTACTAGGTGTTGGTTCCAATTACTACGGATGGTTCAATATCGGGGAATTGGTCAAGCCAATTTTTGATTGGTCGCTGACATCTGTAATTCCTGTTGCAGTGATGTTTGTCGTTTTTGTACTTCTGTATAGATTGGCATTCACTTATTATAAGAACAATGCCTATTTGGAAGATTTGTCAAAAGAGGAAAATGTCCGATTTGCAAATTCCAGTTTTGGAATTTTGAATAGATTTGGTCTTGCAGGAGAATTAGCCAATTTAGAATGGAAGCTTATTATTAGGCATAAGAAAAGCAGAACATATTTGATGTTGGCAGGATTTTTCTTATTGTATGGGTTGATTTTTTATACGAATCCAGCTTATCAAACGGAGGAAGGATTTAGCCACATGTTTATTTTTGTGGGGACATTTATCACAAGTATATTCATGTTACAATATGGTCAGATGTTTCTGAGTTGGAATTCAGCTAATTTTGACTTTTTCTTGAAAAAGCGAGGAGGAGTGGAGGCTTTGGTTAAAGGGAAATATTTGCTTTTCGTATTGACTTCTGCAATTTCCTTTATCGCATCTGTTCCTTATGTTTATTTTGGCTGGGATATTTTACTGATTCACATTTGTACTTTCCTCTTCAATATGGGAATCGTGATTCATTTGGTTATTTATTTTTCCCTATGGAAGCCTAAGCCTATGGATCTCAACAAAGGAGCCATGTTTAACTATGAAGGTGTGGGCATCGCTCAGTTCCTAATGATGCTTCCGATTTTCCTTGGACCTTATGCAGTCTATTTCCCTTTTGCATTGCTGATCAATCAGTATGCAGGATTAGCAGCTTTGGCGATAGCAGGACTGATTGGGATAGTCGCATCGCCTTACTTGTCTTCACTTCCGGTGAAGAAGATTTTGAAAAATAGATATGAAATTTCATCCGCTTTTAGACAAGAGATATGA
- a CDS encoding ABC transporter ATP-binding protein: MIQIQNLRKQYKDAVVLDVASLEIPKAECFGLVGNNGAGKTTLFRIILDLVRATSGNVMIDGEDVSKSEEWKSKVGAYLDEHMLLAYLTADEYFETLRKIYSLSEEDLALHLAKFDELFNDEIRGKKKYLRDLSKGNIKKVGVAAALMGNPQVVMLDEPFENLDPSSQNRLKKLILQEKEHSQITFLISSHDLNHVTEICDRIVLLEKGKIVKDMNDKSLMVAELNEYFGT; encoded by the coding sequence ATGATTCAAATACAAAACCTTAGAAAACAATATAAAGATGCTGTCGTGCTTGATGTGGCGTCTCTCGAAATCCCAAAAGCAGAATGTTTTGGATTGGTAGGAAATAATGGAGCAGGAAAAACAACTTTATTTCGGATAATTCTTGACTTGGTGCGTGCTACGTCCGGAAATGTAATGATTGACGGAGAGGACGTGAGTAAATCAGAGGAGTGGAAGTCTAAAGTTGGGGCTTATCTGGACGAACACATGCTTTTGGCCTATTTGACTGCAGACGAGTATTTCGAAACCCTAAGAAAAATCTACAGTTTATCTGAAGAGGATTTGGCACTTCATCTTGCCAAGTTTGACGAATTGTTCAACGATGAAATCAGAGGTAAAAAGAAGTATTTGAGAGACTTGTCGAAAGGAAATATAAAGAAAGTTGGTGTTGCAGCAGCCTTGATGGGTAATCCTCAGGTAGTGATGCTTGATGAACCTTTTGAAAATCTGGATCCAAGTTCTCAAAATAGACTGAAGAAATTGATTTTACAGGAAAAAGAACATTCACAAATCACATTTTTGATTTCCAGTCATGATCTGAATCATGTTACCGAAATCTGTGATAGAATCGTTTTACTTGAAAAAGGCAAGATAGTCAAAGACATGAATGACAAGTCCTTGATGGTAGCCGAATTGAATGAATATTTCGGAACCTAA
- a CDS encoding DUF481 domain-containing protein has protein sequence MFKAVAGLNAYNRSAAADDPVNLFGYNLDVNALYYPGEHGYMFISKFDYLKINDSDFLNFGMIHGRVNFLRERKVNYETFIQYSYDNFRGLYPRWIAGGSVRHNFIKSEKFSFLFGVGGMYEFEKWQIPNEDQFVEVSFLKSSNYISLRATLNEFVDFNMVNYYQVGYDKSISGFRHRVSNSTILNTKLTEKFSLTNTFEISYEDKPIVPITKMIYAFKTGLSINF, from the coding sequence TTGTTTAAAGCAGTTGCAGGACTGAATGCTTACAACCGAAGTGCAGCAGCGGATGACCCCGTAAATTTGTTTGGGTATAATTTAGATGTAAATGCGCTTTACTATCCAGGAGAGCATGGATACATGTTTATTTCTAAATTTGATTATCTCAAAATTAACGATTCAGATTTCCTTAATTTTGGGATGATTCATGGAAGAGTAAATTTTTTGAGAGAAAGAAAGGTGAACTATGAAACTTTTATTCAATATTCCTATGATAACTTTAGAGGTCTCTATCCAAGGTGGATTGCAGGTGGATCCGTAAGACATAATTTTATAAAATCAGAAAAATTCTCTTTTCTATTTGGAGTAGGTGGAATGTATGAGTTTGAGAAATGGCAAATTCCAAATGAAGATCAATTTGTAGAAGTAAGCTTTCTCAAGAGCTCAAATTATATTTCTTTGAGGGCTACACTTAATGAATTCGTCGATTTTAATATGGTGAATTATTATCAGGTAGGCTATGACAAAAGTATTTCAGGGTTTAGGCATAGGGTTAGTAATTCTACCATTCTCAATACTAAATTGACAGAGAAATTCTCTCTAACCAATACATTTGAAATCTCTTATGAAGACAAACCTATTGTACCAATTACCAAGATGATCTATGCTTTTAAAACAGGTTTGTCTATAAACTTTTAA
- a CDS encoding DNA polymerase III subunit gamma/tau — protein sequence MENFVVSARKYRPSNFKSVVGQSHITTTLKNAIKNNHLAQAFLFCGPRGVGKTTCARILAKTINCENLTADFEACNECSSCKAFVNNASFNVHELDAASNNSVEDIRNLVEQVRYAPQQGQYKVYIIDEVHMLSNQAFNAFLKTLEEPPKYAIFILATTEKHKIIPTILSRCQIFDFNRIQIKDIAEHLTYISSEEKIEYEEEALRLIATKADGALRDALSIFDLIVTYSAGNKLTYQETISNLHILDYDYYFKVVDALLEESIGQALLIFDEILKKGFDGNNFIVGLNEHLRDLMVCKDESTVSLLQVSDNTKERYLNQSKSASLSFLLSAMNLCNQCDIHYKASKNQRLHVELALMKMAKLNQAISLAALALEDSKKKA from the coding sequence ATGGAAAATTTCGTTGTTTCAGCTAGAAAATATAGACCTTCCAATTTTAAAAGTGTCGTGGGCCAAAGCCATATCACGACGACTTTGAAAAATGCGATAAAAAACAATCACCTTGCTCAGGCATTTTTATTCTGTGGTCCAAGAGGAGTGGGGAAAACTACTTGTGCTCGGATTTTAGCTAAAACCATCAACTGTGAAAATTTAACAGCGGATTTTGAGGCTTGTAATGAATGTAGCTCTTGCAAGGCTTTTGTAAATAATGCTTCATTTAATGTTCACGAACTAGATGCGGCTTCTAACAACTCAGTAGAAGATATAAGGAACCTTGTCGAGCAAGTACGCTACGCACCGCAACAAGGTCAGTATAAAGTCTATATCATAGATGAAGTTCACATGCTTTCTAATCAAGCCTTCAATGCTTTTTTGAAGACTTTGGAAGAGCCTCCGAAGTATGCGATTTTTATTCTAGCGACTACCGAAAAGCATAAGATTATCCCTACAATTCTGTCACGTTGTCAAATATTTGATTTCAATAGAATTCAAATAAAGGATATTGCTGAGCACTTAACTTATATATCTTCAGAAGAGAAAATCGAATATGAAGAAGAAGCATTAAGACTTATCGCGACCAAAGCTGATGGAGCTTTGAGAGATGCACTTTCAATTTTTGATTTGATAGTCACGTATTCTGCAGGAAATAAACTCACCTATCAAGAGACTATTTCGAATTTACATATTCTTGATTATGATTATTATTTCAAGGTTGTGGATGCGCTTTTGGAAGAAAGTATCGGTCAGGCGCTCCTAATATTTGATGAAATTCTAAAAAAGGGGTTTGATGGAAATAACTTTATCGTTGGTTTAAATGAGCATTTAAGAGATTTGATGGTCTGTAAGGATGAGTCTACTGTTAGCCTCCTGCAAGTGTCTGACAATACCAAAGAAAGATATTTGAATCAATCAAAAAGTGCTTCTTTATCTTTTCTATTATCAGCGATGAACCTTTGTAATCAGTGTGATATTCACTACAAAGCTTCCAAAAATCAGAGGCTTCATGTTGAATTGGCATTGATGAAAATGGCAAAATTGAATCAGGCGATTTCCTTAGCAGCATTGGCTCTAGAGGATTCAAAAAAAAAAGCCTAG
- a CDS encoding DUF3078 domain-containing protein: MIKRLFLLLFLLVAFVYQSRAQDQTQLADTLIINGETIIMLGDSVIILRPEEPVYWKKGGNFNLSIQQVSLTNWSAGGASNMALNTGLNLFANYKKDKKIWDSKLTINFGFNRQSDRRFATRKTNDNFIFLSKYGRELSERWYLSTQIDARTQLLAGYRYFRPGGAERDSRNRISDLLAPAYIQSSTGLNYKREFKNDDKVSIIGSPFTGRFTVVMDDSLSRAGAFGVIPGEVVRAEAGMSLTSSTDIQILENIRWKADLNLFSNYENLGNMVVNFNSVISMKVNKFITTRIETILIYDESVLITRSDKPPGPAIQLQNLINFGIGLEF; the protein is encoded by the coding sequence ATGATCAAGAGGCTTTTCCTCCTATTATTTCTTTTGGTGGCATTTGTTTATCAAAGTCGTGCCCAAGACCAAACTCAACTTGCTGACACTTTGATCATCAATGGAGAAACGATCATTATGCTTGGAGATTCAGTCATTATTCTTAGACCTGAAGAGCCAGTCTATTGGAAAAAAGGCGGAAACTTCAACTTGAGCATTCAGCAAGTAAGTTTGACAAATTGGTCTGCGGGTGGAGCAAGTAATATGGCTTTGAATACGGGATTAAATCTGTTCGCTAATTATAAAAAAGATAAAAAAATCTGGGACAGTAAGTTGACTATTAACTTCGGATTTAACAGACAGAGCGATAGGCGCTTTGCGACAAGGAAGACCAATGACAACTTTATTTTCTTAAGCAAATACGGGCGTGAATTATCTGAAAGATGGTATCTATCAACTCAAATAGATGCTCGAACACAACTGCTAGCAGGGTATCGTTACTTCCGACCTGGAGGGGCAGAACGTGACTCTCGAAATAGAATCTCTGACCTTTTGGCTCCAGCATATATTCAGTCTTCCACTGGTTTGAATTACAAAAGAGAATTCAAAAATGACGATAAAGTATCCATTATAGGATCACCATTTACCGGTCGTTTTACAGTTGTCATGGACGATTCTCTGAGTCGAGCAGGAGCTTTTGGAGTCATTCCGGGTGAAGTCGTTCGCGCTGAGGCAGGCATGTCACTTACTTCTTCTACAGACATCCAAATTTTGGAAAACATTCGTTGGAAAGCAGATTTGAATCTCTTCTCCAATTATGAAAATTTAGGAAATATGGTGGTTAACTTCAACTCCGTCATTAGCATGAAAGTCAACAAATTTATCACTACTCGAATTGAGACGATATTAATTTACGATGAAAGTGTATTGATCACTCGATCTGACAAACCACCTGGCCCTGCTATTCAATTGCAGAATTTGATCAATTTTGGAATAGGATTAGAATTTTAA